The DNA sequence GCCGGTCCTTGCTGCTAATTTTGCTGAGGCGTTGCGCATGGGAGCTGAAGTCTTTCACAGACTCCGCTCAGTATTAAAGTCCAGGGGGTATAATACCAATGTCGGCGATGAAGGTGGTTTTGCCCCGAATTTAAAAACCAATGAAGAGGCCCTCGATCTCATTCTGGAAGCAATTCAAAAAGCAGGCTATACCGCGGGTAAAGACATATATCTTGCAATTGACGCAGCCGCAAGTGAATTTTATAAGGATGGCACCTATATCTTGCGTGCTGAGGAAGGAGCAAAAAAGACCAGTGATGAAATGATTGATCTTTATTCCAAAATGTTAACCAGGTATCCTGTCTGCAGCATAGAAGATGGCCTTTCGGAGGAAGACTGGGATGGCTGGAAAAAATTAACGAATACCTTAGGGAATAAAATTCAACTTGTCGGTGATGATGTATTTGTTACCAATACGGAAATCCTTGCCAAGGGAATTGAGCAAAAGGTAGCAAACTCCATCCTTATCAAGGTTAATCAAATAGGCACACTCACAGAGACTCTCAATGCCATTGAGATGGCCAGAATAAACGGATATACCACCGTTATCTCGCATCGTTCAGGAGAAACGGAAGACACAACAATTGCCGATATTGCCGTAGCTACCAATGCAGGTCAGATTAAAACAGGTTCTCTTTCCAGAACGGACCGGATATGCAAATATAACCAACTCTTGCGTATCGAAGAAGACCTTTCTGATAATGCAATTTATGGGGGCACCGTATGCAAGATGGTAAAGTAAACAGAGAAGGAGATGAACACCCCTCTCAATCTTCCCTTCCTGGAGAAGGGCCGAATACCATTTCCCCTTCCATGAAAGAGAAATTTGCAGAACTTTCAGGTGAAGATACAACAGTAAAAGATAGTTTAGAAATTAACTCAGAAAAAAATACGTATTTTGCCAGGTTACTCCTGATGATAGGTATTACATCGTGTGTGGTAATTCTCTTTTCTTCAATAATCAGCAAGGTTCGGCAGGAAAGATACCGTATGTTAGAAGAGAAGAAGACGCTTGAAAAACAAGCTGCACAGCTAGAGACCAGCAGCTCTCAGCTTGAGAACGAGTACTCTGCCCTGAAAAACGACCCGATTCGTATTGAAAAAGAAGCTCGTGAGCAATATGGGTTTATAAAACCTGATGAAATACTCTATACAAAATATAATTTTCGCATTAAAAGTATTACCAAAAAAGAACCCGTAAAGGAAGTAACTCAAAATCGATGGAAGGTATTTTTCTTTGAAGGACCTTTTCGATGGCAATTGCCAGCCTTGATTATTCTCCTTGCAACAGCTTTTTATATAATCTCCTATCACTATGAATATAGAAAACTACATAAATCAAACCGTTAAATATGCAAAAATAGCATCGCGAACTATTGCTTCCGCGAGCACGATTACAAAAAACGATGCACTGAATTACATGGCAGAGGAAATCATATCCTCTGCTTCGATACTCAAATCAGAAAATGAAAAAGATATCCTTGCTGCCCAGAATGCTGGCCTGTCAGAGGCTATAATAGACCGCCTTCGCCTTACCGAGGGCCGCATTAAAGGTATGGCTGATGGTGTCAGACAGATTATCAACTTACCTGACCCTGTTGGAGAGTTATTACAGGGATATACCCGTCCGAACGGCTTACAAATTCAAAAAATACGTGTCCCTATTGGCGTTATTGTTATCATCTATGAATCCCGGCCTAACGTGACAGCCGATGCAGCAGCGTTGTGTTTAAAGGCAGGTAATGCGGTTATTCTGCGTGGAGGTAAGGAATCAATCCACTCCAACAGAGCCATCTATACATTACTTACTTCTGCCCTTGAAAAAGCAGGATTGGACAAACGATGTATCCAGCTTGTGGAAGTTATCGAACGTGAAGCTATTGATTATTTACTCAAGGCAGATCAGTATGTAGATGTTGTTATTCCCCGGGGCGGCGAGGCTCTTATTCGTACCGTAGTAGAAAAATCTACTATTCCCGTAATCAAACACTATAAGGGTGTATGCCATATCTACGTCGATGAATTTGCGAATCTCAATATGGCCGAAGATGTCTGTTTTAATGCCAAGGTACAACGCCCTGCTACCTGTAATGCCATGGAAACTATGGTAGTACACGAAAGGATTTCTGAAACTTTTTTACCTGCTATTATAAAAAAGTTTCTTGATACAGGGGTGGAAATAAGAGCTTGTAATAAAACCTATACTATCTTAGGCAGGAGCCATCTTCTGACGGCAATGAATGGCAATTATGTAAGGAATATAAAACAGGCTACAGATGAAGACTTTTATAACGAATACCTCGACCTGATTGTAAATGTAAAGGTTGTGCATACCTTTGATAATGC is a window from the Candidatus Jettenia sp. genome containing:
- the eno gene encoding phosphopyruvate hydratase: MTIIHCIKAREILDSRGTPTVEVDVILRDGTTGRAAVPSGASTGKREALELRDTDKPSRYLGKGVRTAVKNVNEIIAPKLEGMDVTGQVEIDTLLITLDGTKNKEKLGANAILGVSLAAARAAANALCLPLYRYIGGTNAKILPVPMMNILNGGKHADNNVDIQEFMIMPVLAANFAEALRMGAEVFHRLRSVLKSRGYNTNVGDEGGFAPNLKTNEEALDLILEAIQKAGYTAGKDIYLAIDAAASEFYKDGTYILRAEEGAKKTSDEMIDLYSKMLTRYPVCSIEDGLSEEDWDGWKKLTNTLGNKIQLVGDDVFVTNTEILAKGIEQKVANSILIKVNQIGTLTETLNAIEMARINGYTTVISHRSGETEDTTIADIAVATNAGQIKTGSLSRTDRICKYNQLLRIEEDLSDNAIYGGTVCKMVK
- a CDS encoding septum formation initiator family protein, translated to MQDGKVNREGDEHPSQSSLPGEGPNTISPSMKEKFAELSGEDTTVKDSLEINSEKNTYFARLLLMIGITSCVVILFSSIISKVRQERYRMLEEKKTLEKQAAQLETSSSQLENEYSALKNDPIRIEKEAREQYGFIKPDEILYTKYNFRIKSITKKEPVKEVTQNRWKVFFFEGPFRWQLPALIILLATAFYIISYHYEYRKLHKSNR
- a CDS encoding glutamate-5-semialdehyde dehydrogenase codes for the protein MNIENYINQTVKYAKIASRTIASASTITKNDALNYMAEEIISSASILKSENEKDILAAQNAGLSEAIIDRLRLTEGRIKGMADGVRQIINLPDPVGELLQGYTRPNGLQIQKIRVPIGVIVIIYESRPNVTADAAALCLKAGNAVILRGGKESIHSNRAIYTLLTSALEKAGLDKRCIQLVEVIEREAIDYLLKADQYVDVVIPRGGEALIRTVVEKSTIPVIKHYKGVCHIYVDEFANLNMAEDVCFNAKVQRPATCNAMETMVVHERISETFLPAIIKKFLDTGVEIRACNKTYTILGRSHLLTAMNGNYVRNIKQATDEDFYNEYLDLIVNVKVVHTFDNALDHIAKHGSNHSDAIITDNVNNALRFTKEVDSAAVYVNASTRFTDGYEFGMGAEIGISTDKLHARGPMGLEELTSYKFVVFGNGQVRK